From the Hevea brasiliensis isolate MT/VB/25A 57/8 chromosome 15, ASM3005281v1, whole genome shotgun sequence genome, one window contains:
- the LOC110670229 gene encoding putative calcium-transporting ATPase 13, plasma membrane-type, with protein MAVTKFWLGEGFIEQGASSQVMPRVIELLHQAVSLHTTQPPSKVSSFSWTPTEKAIICWAIQEMGMNTQELKETCSIVHDKAFDSVKTRGGFLMKKNDDNTIHVHWKGAPEAILAMCSQYYDTTGIVKAIDYDTREKLNHIAQAMAIDGLQCIAFAHKKSCIDLYENRISCQMLEDDCLTFIGLVGVKDPCQPGVGKAVEDCQSAGVNIKMITTEEALIARAIATECGTLKPERSMDSEVVEGAEFQNYTEEERMAKVDKICVMASASSSDMLLLVQCLRKKGHIVALIGTDTVDAAALREADVGISVGLQATDVAKESSDIAILDGDFVSVVKVLKWGRAAFNHIQIFAWFQLTVSITSLVIDFVTAVSASEPPTIKIVASISSGEIPFAALQVLWVKLIIGTLAALALAIGKPSKELMKCQVDGKPLITNIMWRNILAQAIYHIAILLTIQFKGRAIFSVDDKVKDTQMFNTFVLCQVFNKFNARELKKKNIFRRIHRNKLFISIIGVIIILQVVIVEFLKRFAGTKRLNWGQWGASIGIAAMSWPVAWYVNWITIPNKSFCPI; from the coding sequence ATGGCAGTTACAAAGTTTTGGTTAGGGGAAGGATTCATTGAACAAGGTGCCTCCTCGCAGGTTATGCCAAGAGTCATTGAATTGCTCCACCAAGCAGTTAGTCTGCACACAACTCAACCCCCTTCAAAAGTTTCCTCATTCAGCTGGACTCCAACAGAAAAGGCGATCATTTGTTGGGCCATCCAAGAGATGGGCATGAATACTCAGGAACTAAAGGAAACCTGCAGCATTGTACACGACAAAGCATTTGATTCAGTCAAGACACGTGGTGGGTTTTTGATGAAGAAGAATGATGATAACACAATCCACGTGCATTGGAAAGGGGCACCAGAGGCTATACTAGCCATGTGTTCGCAATATTATGACACAACAGGGATTGTCAAAGCCATTGATTATGATACAAGGGAGAAATTGAATCACATAGCTCAAGCAATGGCAATTGATGGACTTCAATGCATTGCTTTTGCACATAAAAAAAGTTGCATAGATCTTTATGAAAACAGAATATCCTGTCAAATGCTAGAAGATGACTGCTTGACTTTCATAGGATTAGTTGGTGTAAAGGATCCGTGCCAACCTGGGGTTGGAAAAGCTGTAGAAGATTGCCAATCTGCTGGAGTGAACATCAAAATGATAACAACAGAAGAAGCTTTAATTGCAAGAGCAATAGCAACTGAATGTGGCACACTCAAGCCCGAACGGAGCATGGATAGTGAAGTAGTAGAAGGTGCAGAATTTCAAAATTACACGGAAGAGGAGAGAATGGCAAAGGTTGATAAAATCTGCGTGATGGCAAGTGCCTCTTCTTCTGACATGCTTCTACTGGTGCAATGTCTTAGAAAAAAAGGCCATATAGTGGCACTAATTGGTACTGACACGGTGGATGCAGCAGCTTTGAGGGAAGCTGATGTAGGCATCTCAGTAGGGCTTCAGGCCACTGATGTAGCCAAAGAGAGCTCTGACATAGCCATATTGGATGGTGATTTTGTTTCTGTTGTCAAAGTTTTGAAATGGGGGAGAGCTGCGTTTAACCATATCCAGATATTTGCTTGGTTCCAGCTCACAGTAAGCATTACTTCACTAGTGATTGACTTTGTGACAGCAGTCTCAGCTAGTGAGCCACCGACCATCAAAATTGTAGCATccatctcatctggagaaatccCATTTGCAGCACTACAAGTTTTGTGGGTCAAGTTGATCATTGGTACATTGGCTGCTTTGGCTCTTGCTATTGGGAAACCATCTAAGGAGCTCATGAAGTGTCAAGTGGATGGAAAACCTCTTATAACCAACATCATGTGGAGAAACATATTAGCCCAAGCTATTTACCACATAGCTATCCTATTGACCATACAGTTCAAGGGCAGAGCAATTTTCAGTGTGGATGACAAAGTAAAGGACACTCAGATGTTCAATACTTTTGTTCTTTGTCAAGTTTTTAATAAATTCAATGCAAGAGAGCTAAAGAAGAAGAATATCTTTAGAAGGATACATAGGAACAAATTGTTTATAAGCATCATAGGGGTAATAATTATTCTTCAAGTCGTGATAGTGGAATTTCTAAAGAGGTTTGCAGGTACAAAAAGGCTGAATTGGGGGCAATGGGGTGCTAGCATTGGAATCGCAGCTATGTCATGGCCAGTTGCTTGGTATGTGAATTGGATAACCATCCCAAACAAATCATTTTGTCCTATCTAA
- the LOC110669813 gene encoding ATP sulfurylase 1, chloroplastic, with protein MASMTDLFTKSPFPPHSLPKSFNTRFVLPLTLSCTPKLQQKRVVRIRAGLIEPDGGKLVELFVDKSQKDVKRREAISLPKIKLTKIDLQWVHVLSEGWASPLHGFMRQSEFLQTLHFNSLRLEDGSVVNMSMPIVFAIDDLQKQRIGESKRVALVDSDDNTVAILSDIEIYKHPKEERIARTWGTTAPGLPYVEEAIAKSGNWLIGGDLEVIEPIKYHDGLDRFRLSPAELREEFTKRNADAVFAFQLRNPVHNGHALLMTDTRRRLLEMGYKNPVLLLHPLGGYTKADDVPLSWRMKQHEKVLEDGVLDPETTVVSIFPSPMHYAGPTEVQWHAKARINAGANFYIVGRDPAGMSHPVDKRDLYDADHGKKVLSMAPGLERLNILPFKVAAYDKTQGKMAFFDPTRPQDFLFISGTKMRTLAKNKENPPDGFMCPGGWKVLVEYYDSLAPADNGKVPEPVPA; from the exons ATGGCTTCCATGACCGACCTCTTCACCAAAAGCCCGTTTCCTCCTCACTCCCTCCCCAAATCCTTCAATACCCGTTTCGTTCTTCCTCTTACACTGTCCTGTACTCCCAAACTTCAGCAGAAAAGGGTGGTCCGAATTCGAGCCGGCTTGATCGAACCGGACGGTGGCAAACTGGTTGAGCTATTCGTTGACAAGTCCCAGAAGGATGTTAAGAGGAGAGAGGCAATTTCATTGCCTAAGATTAAGTTAACGAAGATTGATTTACAATGGGTTCATGTTTTGAGCGAAGGGTGGGCCAGCCCACTTCACGGATTCATGAGGCAATCCGAGTTCCTCCAAACTCTTCATTTCAACTCTCTCCGTCTGGAAGACGGGTCGGTTGTTAACATGTCGATGCCGATTGTGTTCGCCATCGACGATTTGCAGAAGCAGCGGATCGGGGAGTCCAAAAGGGTCGCCCTCGTTGACTCTGATGATAATACCGTTGCGATTTTGAGCGA TATTGAGATCTACAAGCACCCCAAAGAAGAACGGATTGCAAGAACATGGGGAACTACTGCCCCTGGTCTACCTTATGTTGAAGAAGCTATAGCCAAGTCTGGTAATTGGCTGATTGGTGGGGACTTGGAAGTTATAGAACCAATTAAGTACCATGATGGTCTGGATCGGTTTCGACTATCACCTGCAGAACTCCGTGAGGAATTCACTAAGCGCAATGCAGATGCTGTCTTTGCTTTTCAGCTCAGAAATCCTGTGCACAATGGCCATGCTTTACTAATGACAGATACTCGGAGGCGGCTTCTTGAGATGGGTTATAAGAACCCTGTTCTTTTGCTTCATCCATTGGGAGGCTATACAAAGGCAGATGATGTTCCACTTAGTTGGCgaatgaagcaacatgagaag GTGCTTGAAGATGGAGTACTTGATCCAGAGACGACAGTGGTTTCTATATTTCCATCTCCCATGCACTATGCTGGTCCAACTGAGGTGCAGTGGCATGCAAAAGCTCGGATTAATGCAGGAGCTAACTTTTACATTGTGGGTAGAGATCCAGCTGGAATGAGCCATCCTGTTGATAAAAGAGATTTATATGATGCCGACCATGGGAAGAAGGTGTTGAGTATGGCTCCTGGATTGGAGCGGCTAAACATCCTTCCTTTCAAG GTTGCTGCATATGATAAGACTCAGGGTAAAATGGCATTCTTTGATCCCACAAGGCCTCAAGACTTTCTCTTCATATCTGGTACCAAG ATGCGAACACTTGCAAAGAACAAAGAGAACCCTCCTGATGGGTTTATGTGCCCTGGTGGGTGGAAGGTGTTGGTTGAATACTACGACAGTTTGGCACCGGCGGACAATGGAAAAGTTCCGGAACCTGTTCCAGCTTGA